One Pleurodeles waltl isolate 20211129_DDA chromosome 3_2, aPleWal1.hap1.20221129, whole genome shotgun sequence genomic window carries:
- the EVI2B gene encoding protein EVI2B, whose protein sequence is MIHFFIIASCFGQTALHIQAKAPITHLHDQTTVTSFSQGKPMKPTSLDEQKLGTISIKKKTFGTFILKGPVTGAAPLPKTKTETPPVPDLTTRTIPLQEQPMRTTPLQEQATGMTPLQENKTSLPESTSIKTSVRRDGRQTIDTSSAKAQILLSSTSSIMFVPTLTEKNKGIEKNEEFQTPHSQNNSIDDSNRIAKIFAYLLGSSLIIMVVTTIVIWKCVAKRAPVDTNWAGRSPLADGEFSPDIPLPTEEAIQCVERPSITSNNLLPTMFTKKQFLLDDDSVQANSSKDNLQDGENEVGQSNPTLDILNSSATMPPNINGPEEFKNIPKLTELANSEQQSVVSTKLVNEPPLPEPPKIPILESASARSFNYAYEDTELLDNHLDSCARDEKTQKEPQLFPLPPPCIINEDRLEEFPPPSPEVD, encoded by the coding sequence ATGATACATTTTTTCATAATTGCAAGCTGCTTTGGACAaactgcacttcatattcaggcaAAAGCACCTATAACACATCTACATGATCAAACAACGGTAACATCATTTTCacaagggaaacctatgaaaccaaCTTCTTTGGATGAACAAAAATTGGGAacaatttctattaaaaaaaaaacatttggaacattcattttgaaaggacCTGTAACAGGAGCAGCACCTTTGCCAAAAACAAAAACGGAAACACCACCTGTGCCAGACCTAACAACTAGGACAATACCTTTGCAGGAACAACCAATGAGGACAACACCTTTGCAGGAACAAGCAACAGGGATGACACCATTGCAGGAAAACAAGACATCATTGCCAGAATCCACATCGATAAAGACATCTGTTCGAAGAGATGGAAGGCAAACAATAGATACAAGCTCAGCTAAGGCTCAAATTCTTTTAAGTTCAACTAGTTCAATTATGTTTGTTCCCACGttaactgaaaagaacaaaggcatTGAAAAAAATGAAGAATTCCAAACCCCTCACTCCCAAAACAACTCAATTGATGACTCTAATAGAATAGCCAAGATATTTGCATATCTTCTAGGCAGTAGTTTGATAATTATGGTAGTAACAACAATAGTGATATGGAAATGTGTAGCTAAACGAGCTCCAGTTGACACAAACTGGGCTGGTCGCTCTCCCCTGGCAGACGGCGAGTTTTCGCCAGACATCCCCCTTCCCACTGAGGAAGCTATTCAATGCGTTGAACGTCCATCAATTACAAGCAATAACCTTTTACCCACGATGTTTACCAAGAAGCAATTTCTGCTAGATGATGACAGTGTCCAAGCCAATAGCTCCAAAGACAATctccaagatggagaaaatgagGTTGGCCAGTCTAATCCAACATTAGACATACTGAATTCATCTGCTACAATGCCTCCCAATATTAATGGTCCAGAAGAATTTAAAAACATTCCAAAATTAACTGAGTTGGCCAACTCTGAGCAGCAGTCGGTGGTATCTACTAAACTGGTTAATGAACCTCCTCTACCAGAACCACCTAAAATACCCATCCTAGAGTCTGCTTCAGCAAGGTCTTTCAATTATGCCTATGAGGATACAGAGCTCTTGGACAACCATTTAGATTCATGTGCAAGAGATGAGAAAACACAAAAGGAGCCACAGCTGTTTCCACTTCCACCTCCATGCATAATCAATGAGGACAGACTTGAAGaatttccaccaccttctccagaaGTTGACTAA